A genomic region of Jeotgalibaca ciconiae contains the following coding sequences:
- a CDS encoding alpha/beta hydrolase → MNPIVKLILKLLSSPKIDMQEDYVWVRKLQNIFAAKPKNNYRVFDRSIYSEDGSHSIPIRVFHPKERKSDDILLFFHGGGWVLGNNDTYTKDCMKMAESTGRTVLSVDYRKAPEYPFPAGFEDCYRVVDILTNNLELTGLTDAKKLSLIGNSAGGNLVAAVCLRLRDEGKTLPGKQILINPVTYWDHTEQAPFESIYVNGFDYGLTSKKMQEYMEMYEPDEALRKSPYISPLMAADFSDLPDALIITSEFDPLRDEGEAYGVKLKEAGTYTRVFQAQETVHDYLTGPSVNGIVSKTYKLIKEFLDESLKGSEYIGKQNDAP, encoded by the coding sequence ATGAATCCAATCGTAAAACTAATATTAAAGCTACTCTCTTCACCTAAAATTGACATGCAGGAAGACTATGTTTGGGTACGCAAACTACAAAATATTTTTGCTGCAAAACCTAAAAATAATTATCGAGTGTTTGATCGAAGTATCTATTCAGAAGATGGTTCTCACAGCATTCCTATAAGAGTATTTCATCCAAAAGAAAGAAAAAGTGATGATATCCTGTTGTTCTTTCATGGAGGAGGCTGGGTGTTGGGGAATAACGATACCTATACCAAAGATTGTATGAAAATGGCTGAGTCAACGGGTAGAACAGTACTATCGGTTGATTATCGAAAAGCTCCGGAATATCCATTTCCAGCAGGTTTCGAAGATTGCTATCGAGTGGTAGACATTTTAACGAATAACTTAGAATTGACAGGTCTAACAGATGCAAAAAAACTGAGTTTAATCGGGAATTCTGCTGGTGGAAACCTTGTAGCTGCAGTTTGCTTGAGACTGCGTGATGAAGGAAAAACATTACCCGGGAAACAGATTCTGATAAATCCAGTTACTTACTGGGATCATACAGAACAAGCTCCCTTTGAAAGTATTTATGTAAATGGATTTGATTATGGCCTAACCTCCAAAAAGATGCAAGAATATATGGAAATGTATGAACCGGATGAAGCTTTACGAAAATCCCCGTATATCTCGCCTTTAATGGCTGCAGATTTTAGCGATTTACCTGACGCACTTATTATCACGTCTGAATTCGATCCCTTACGTGATGAAGGAGAGGCTTATGGAGTAAAATTAAAAGAAGCTGGTACTTATACAAGAGTTTTTCAAGCGCAAGAAACGGTGCATGATTATCTTACTGGACCAAGTGTGAATGGAATCGTCTCAAAAACATACAAACTCATCAAAGAATTCTTAGATGAAAGCTTAAAAGGAAGTGAATATATTGGAAAGCAGAATGATGCGCCATAG
- a CDS encoding GatB/YqeY domain-containing protein has product MTMKEQINKDFIQARKNKETLKIDVLRIIKSHFDAYKIDNGRDMDETEEINYLLKEQKQTEEAISFAEEAKRADLIEENQEKLKIISAYLPQMMTKEEIHTYLSEKGISEMAMKDAMKISMSELDGKADKKVISQVVRELLGK; this is encoded by the coding sequence ATGACAATGAAAGAACAAATTAACAAAGATTTTATCCAAGCTCGAAAAAACAAAGAAACTTTGAAAATTGATGTTTTACGAATTATCAAATCACATTTTGATGCTTATAAGATTGATAATGGACGTGACATGGATGAAACGGAAGAAATCAATTATTTACTAAAAGAGCAAAAACAAACGGAAGAAGCAATTAGCTTTGCTGAAGAAGCGAAACGCGCTGATTTGATTGAAGAGAATCAAGAAAAGCTGAAAATCATTAGCGCATACTTACCACAGATGATGACAAAAGAAGAAATTCATACCTATTTATCTGAAAAAGGTATTTCAGAAATGGCAATGAAAGATGCTATGAAAATTTCAATGAGTGAACTAGATGGTAAAGCAGACAAAAAAGTCATCTCACAAGTTGTCAGAGAATTACTTGGAAAATAA
- a CDS encoding aldo/keto reductase, which produces MPTTTLNDGLIIPKIGFGTVSFKGAKGVQVISSALKNGYRLIDSAYNYENEATVGKAIENSPVSRDEIIVTSKLPGRYHEYDKAIFTIQESLYRANLDYYDLYLIHWPNPKQGKFVEAWQALVDAQKWGLLRSIGVSNFLPEHIEILEKETGVLPSINQIELHPYFNNMDTLNWCLEKGIQVESWSPVGRKLAGDLLTNEQINQIANRYGKSITQIILRWHIQLGSIPIPRSSSSAHQIENRDIFDFELSEDDMAVLHSLTKDDGRIANQDPAEYEEF; this is translated from the coding sequence ATACCTACTACCACACTGAATGATGGACTGATTATTCCAAAGATTGGTTTTGGAACGGTAAGCTTTAAGGGAGCTAAAGGTGTCCAAGTCATTTCTAGTGCGCTAAAAAATGGCTATCGTCTCATCGATTCCGCTTATAACTATGAAAATGAAGCTACTGTAGGAAAAGCAATTGAAAATAGTCCAGTTTCACGAGATGAAATTATTGTCACTTCAAAACTTCCTGGACGTTATCACGAATATGATAAGGCCATTTTCACAATACAAGAATCACTTTATCGGGCAAATTTAGATTATTATGATCTTTATTTGATTCATTGGCCGAACCCCAAACAAGGGAAATTTGTGGAAGCTTGGCAGGCTCTTGTTGATGCTCAAAAATGGGGCCTCCTCCGTTCAATCGGAGTTTCAAACTTCTTGCCGGAACATATTGAAATTCTAGAAAAAGAAACTGGTGTATTGCCAAGTATCAATCAAATTGAACTACATCCTTACTTTAATAATATGGATACATTGAATTGGTGTCTAGAAAAAGGGATTCAAGTTGAATCTTGGAGTCCTGTTGGAAGAAAATTAGCTGGTGACCTATTAACCAATGAACAAATCAATCAAATTGCGAATCGCTACGGGAAATCAATTACACAGATTATCTTACGTTGGCACATCCAACTCGGCTCAATCCCCATTCCACGTTCCTCTTCTTCTGCCCATCAAATTGAAAATAGGGATATTTTTGATTTTGAGTTATCAGAGGATGATATGGCTGTCCTTCATTCCTTAACAAAAGATGATGGAAGGATTGCTAATCAAGATCCAGCGGAATATGAGGAATTTTAA
- a CDS encoding DUF6320 domain-containing protein yields the protein MRHCDHCNVDIKGDWKTCPLCKQKLDEEKKASASPYPDVPLKFNKQKGTKILSLVSILLVFASYPIALIWRGEFGGLQGAFIGVVTMWLVSLILIRKRRNIAKSILYLLIFLSLVCVYLDYLMGWTAWSTTYAVPIICGSATVGMFLTVQFVKIKTGDYILYLFAAGILGLVPALFLLLKWVNNVIPAWSSISLSCIMLGLIIIFQGKEIKKELQKRLFI from the coding sequence TTGAGACATTGTGATCATTGTAATGTCGATATTAAAGGAGATTGGAAAACCTGCCCGCTTTGTAAGCAAAAATTAGACGAAGAAAAAAAAGCAAGCGCCAGCCCATATCCAGACGTTCCATTAAAATTCAACAAGCAGAAAGGAACGAAGATATTATCACTGGTTTCAATTTTGCTAGTATTTGCTTCTTATCCGATTGCATTGATTTGGCGAGGAGAATTTGGAGGCTTACAAGGTGCTTTTATTGGTGTGGTAACAATGTGGCTTGTTTCTTTAATATTAATCAGGAAACGTAGAAATATTGCAAAGAGTATCTTGTATCTCTTGATTTTCTTATCTTTAGTCTGTGTTTACTTAGATTATTTAATGGGGTGGACAGCATGGTCAACGACATATGCGGTACCAATCATTTGTGGTTCTGCGACTGTGGGAATGTTTTTGACGGTTCAATTTGTAAAAATAAAAACAGGAGATTATATATTGTATTTATTTGCTGCAGGTATCTTAGGGCTTGTGCCAGCTCTATTCTTACTTTTAAAATGGGTAAATAACGTTATCCCTGCCTGGAGTTCAATCTCATTGAGCTGTATCATGCTAGGTTTAATCATCATCTTCCAAGGAAAAGAAATAAAGAAAGAGTTACAAAAACGATTGTTTATATAA
- a CDS encoding SNF2 helicase associated domain-containing protein, translating to MKWELLSEAQISEEASSDSVIRLGKNIFRKNEIKNIIVNEERDFLEVYAVVSNAYRTELMINENHQYLSYNCTCPKHMESFTACKHIVATMYKYNELIKEAKEAGGFAGSKQDQTSGNHPRKYFAAQYIMDHMSDFLDAQTGFRGREKLTFEYHFAFKSLENEDESSVRVKVGVDKLYQVKDIEQISLSLLREQPMVFGKEFSFDPAEHYIGSKDREMLYYLLELKNYQFQHQMYHQYSNGNKSEIEIQPVLIKETLQKILQMEHYKIKQGHRDSDQKSFVNPILFDEGEVLLPIPFQIRELANEPDHFQFSLVEPEKNMFYLFPLQKVMIKENDFFFLTDEEIRILNIVANAFSDNSEHQVVIPKKMMKDFLMTSVPSIAKRFPITISEQVKENYQQEPLIPKMYLDWSDDKLWVNLEFHYGPNTYNPTTFFMEEESLPESMVLDLEGEGKVLNSFYSFDFAFEFEDKKMVLVDFDEVYRFLYDALPEFSQLMEIYTTSSFDQLLYESPVHPQLVVGMDSSTNLLQVTFDMDGIAESDLKKIMQDLIANKKYRRLSNGKIINLQDQIFHEYQDILQKMDIKASKVKREMELPLHKIFSIDEEVLKRSELKNSIKDFLNRISSINEEEYTLPEAMVGNLRPYQVEGFQWLKTLDEFGFGGILADDMGLGKTIQALTFIASTLEKQSKPILVICPSSVLFNWQKESNQFIPGVETVLITGTKEERQKQIEKAKEDKIKLWITSYPVLIRDAELYEDTEFRTVILDEAQIVKNNTAKTTKAVRQLRSFNKFALSGTPLENQLGELYSIFSVVVPGLLGTKKSFKAMELAEINRKISPFILRRLKRNVLKELPDKIETIEYIDFSEEQKSIYLSQLSLVRSEANSIIEQDRLGENRIKILAGLTRLRQICCDPRLVMPDFNGGSAKLERLLEYLELAKENGNRVVLFSQFTQMLAIIQEELIKREYDYFYLDGKTPNEDRLALTTRFNEGEKDLFLISLKAGGTGLNLTGGDTVILYDSWWNPAVESQATDRVHRYGQKNVVQVIRMICAGTIEERISELQDKKRELIDQVISDEKKSITSLSKEEILELLSE from the coding sequence ATGAAATGGGAATTGCTAAGTGAAGCGCAAATAAGTGAAGAAGCATCATCTGATTCAGTTATTCGTCTCGGAAAAAACATTTTCCGTAAGAATGAGATTAAGAACATTATCGTGAATGAAGAACGGGACTTCTTAGAGGTCTATGCCGTTGTGAGCAATGCTTACCGAACAGAATTAATGATTAATGAAAATCATCAATATCTATCTTATAATTGTACCTGCCCGAAACACATGGAAAGTTTTACAGCATGTAAACACATCGTTGCTACGATGTATAAATACAATGAACTCATAAAAGAAGCAAAAGAAGCTGGGGGATTTGCCGGGAGTAAACAAGATCAAACTTCTGGAAATCATCCAAGAAAGTATTTTGCAGCTCAATATATAATGGATCATATGTCCGATTTTTTAGATGCACAAACAGGTTTTAGAGGAAGAGAGAAATTAACATTTGAGTATCATTTCGCTTTTAAATCGCTTGAAAACGAAGATGAAAGTTCCGTACGTGTGAAAGTGGGAGTTGATAAACTTTACCAAGTAAAGGACATTGAACAAATCTCGCTTTCCTTATTAAGAGAACAGCCGATGGTCTTTGGGAAAGAATTCAGCTTTGATCCAGCCGAACACTATATAGGATCAAAAGATCGTGAAATGTTATATTATTTGTTAGAGTTAAAAAATTACCAATTTCAACATCAAATGTACCATCAGTACAGCAACGGGAATAAGAGTGAGATCGAAATTCAGCCTGTTCTAATAAAAGAAACACTACAAAAAATACTACAAATGGAACACTATAAAATCAAGCAAGGACATCGAGATAGTGATCAGAAAAGCTTTGTTAATCCCATATTATTTGATGAGGGAGAAGTACTTTTACCGATCCCGTTTCAAATTAGAGAGTTAGCAAATGAGCCGGATCACTTTCAATTTTCACTTGTGGAGCCAGAAAAAAACATGTTCTATTTGTTTCCCTTGCAAAAGGTTATGATTAAAGAAAATGACTTTTTCTTTTTAACCGATGAAGAGATTCGTATTTTGAATATTGTTGCAAATGCTTTTTCTGATAATAGTGAACATCAAGTGGTTATTCCAAAAAAAATGATGAAAGATTTCTTGATGACTTCGGTTCCATCCATTGCGAAAAGATTTCCAATTACCATTTCGGAGCAAGTGAAAGAAAATTATCAACAAGAACCACTTATTCCAAAAATGTATTTGGATTGGTCAGACGACAAGCTATGGGTCAACCTTGAATTTCACTATGGACCGAACACATATAATCCAACGACCTTTTTTATGGAAGAAGAATCTCTACCTGAATCAATGGTGTTAGATTTAGAAGGTGAAGGAAAAGTTTTAAACTCCTTCTATTCTTTCGATTTTGCCTTTGAGTTTGAAGATAAAAAAATGGTTTTGGTAGATTTTGATGAAGTATATCGCTTTCTATATGATGCACTTCCTGAGTTCAGCCAACTAATGGAAATTTACACAACCAGTTCTTTTGATCAACTGCTCTACGAATCGCCCGTACATCCACAATTAGTTGTTGGTATGGATTCCTCTACAAACCTCTTACAGGTAACGTTTGATATGGATGGGATCGCAGAGAGTGATTTAAAGAAAATCATGCAAGACTTGATTGCAAATAAAAAATATCGCCGCTTGTCAAATGGAAAAATAATCAATCTACAAGATCAAATTTTTCATGAATACCAAGATATCCTGCAAAAAATGGATATAAAAGCTAGTAAAGTAAAAAGAGAAATGGAATTGCCGCTCCATAAAATCTTTTCAATTGATGAAGAAGTTCTGAAACGATCAGAGTTAAAAAATTCAATTAAAGATTTTCTAAACCGAATCAGTTCGATAAATGAAGAAGAGTATACTTTACCAGAAGCAATGGTGGGTAATTTGCGTCCCTATCAAGTAGAAGGTTTCCAATGGTTAAAAACGTTGGATGAGTTTGGATTTGGAGGCATACTTGCGGATGACATGGGATTAGGTAAAACCATTCAAGCATTGACTTTTATTGCCTCTACTTTAGAAAAACAATCTAAACCAATATTGGTTATTTGTCCGTCCAGTGTATTATTTAATTGGCAAAAAGAAAGTAATCAGTTTATACCAGGCGTTGAGACAGTCTTAATAACAGGTACAAAAGAAGAACGTCAAAAGCAAATTGAAAAAGCAAAAGAAGATAAAATTAAATTATGGATTACCTCCTATCCGGTATTGATTCGAGATGCAGAGTTATACGAAGATACGGAGTTCAGGACGGTTATTTTGGATGAAGCGCAAATTGTAAAAAATAATACAGCAAAAACGACAAAAGCAGTTCGACAATTACGTTCTTTTAATAAATTTGCACTAAGTGGAACGCCTTTGGAAAACCAACTAGGAGAATTGTATTCCATCTTCTCCGTTGTTGTTCCGGGACTCTTAGGAACAAAGAAATCTTTTAAAGCGATGGAATTAGCAGAAATTAATCGTAAAATTAGTCCGTTTATTCTCCGTCGATTAAAACGAAATGTTTTGAAAGAACTTCCGGATAAAATAGAAACCATTGAATATATCGACTTTTCTGAGGAACAGAAATCGATTTATTTATCTCAATTATCTTTAGTTCGAAGCGAAGCTAATTCTATCATTGAACAAGATCGATTAGGTGAAAACCGAATTAAGATATTAGCTGGTTTGACAAGATTAAGGCAGATTTGCTGTGATCCACGATTAGTGATGCCTGATTTCAATGGAGGATCTGCAAAATTAGAACGATTATTAGAGTATCTAGAACTCGCAAAAGAAAACGGAAATCGAGTGGTGCTATTCTCTCAATTTACTCAAATGCTTGCTATTATCCAGGAAGAGTTAATTAAAAGAGAATATGACTATTTTTACCTTGATGGAAAAACGCCAAACGAAGACCGTTTAGCATTAACAACTCGTTTTAATGAAGGTGAGAAAGATCTGTTCTTAATATCCTTAAAAGCTGGTGGAACAGGATTAAACTTAACTGGTGGAGATACAGTGATTCTATACGACAGCTGGTGGAATCCAGCAGTTGAAAGCCAAGCGACAGACCGCGTACATAGATACGGTCAAAAGAATGTCGTTCAAGTGATTCGTATGATTTGCGCCGGAACAATTGAAGAGCGAATCAGCGAATTACAAGACAAAAAGCGAGAATTGATTGATCAAGTGATTTCTGATGAAAAGAAATCAATCACCTCCTTAAGCAAAGAAGAAATTTTAGAATTATTAAGCGAATAA
- a CDS encoding acetyl-CoA C-acetyltransferase gives MEKVYIVGAKRTPIGSFLGSLKDLSAGELGSFAIKAALEESNIKASDVDEVLMGNVLPAGQGQGVARQASVKAGLPVTIPATALNIACGSGMKAVMDAYSNIRAEEASVVVAGGVESMSQAPHLIPEKNRTGHKMGNFEVIDHMLHDGLTDAFEGYHMGITAENIVKKYNISREAQDQFALESQQKAIDAVDSGKFVDEIVPVEIVSRKGIVVVEQDEYPNRTTNLEKLEKLRPAFLKEGSVTAGNSSGINDGASATIVVSGSYLKENNIHPLVEIVAVAQAGVDPALMGLGPTPAIKKVLEKAKLTFNDIDVMELNEAFAAQSLGVIQELTEEFNVEKESLMEKLNLNGGAIALGHPIGASGNRILVTLIHIMKKKQLKYGLASLCVGGGMGTAIVIRNMDL, from the coding sequence ATGGAGAAAGTATATATTGTGGGAGCAAAGCGCACACCAATCGGTTCGTTTTTAGGCTCTTTAAAAGATTTGTCAGCAGGTGAATTGGGAAGTTTTGCAATTAAGGCTGCTCTAGAAGAAAGTAATATCAAAGCCAGTGACGTGGATGAAGTATTGATGGGAAATGTTTTACCCGCTGGACAAGGACAAGGTGTAGCTCGACAAGCTTCTGTTAAAGCGGGGCTTCCAGTGACCATTCCCGCTACTGCTTTAAATATTGCATGTGGCAGTGGCATGAAGGCGGTCATGGATGCTTATTCAAATATCCGCGCCGAAGAAGCCAGTGTAGTCGTTGCTGGAGGGGTTGAATCGATGAGCCAAGCACCCCATCTAATTCCGGAAAAGAATCGGACAGGCCATAAGATGGGGAATTTTGAAGTGATTGATCATATGCTGCATGATGGTTTAACAGATGCTTTTGAAGGATATCATATGGGAATAACAGCAGAAAACATCGTGAAAAAGTATAATATTTCTCGTGAAGCTCAAGACCAATTTGCTTTGGAATCTCAACAAAAAGCAATTGACGCAGTTGATTCCGGGAAATTTGTGGATGAAATCGTGCCAGTTGAAATCGTCTCGAGGAAAGGTATCGTTGTTGTAGAACAAGATGAGTACCCGAATCGAACGACGAATTTAGAAAAATTAGAAAAATTAAGACCAGCATTTTTAAAAGAGGGTAGCGTGACAGCTGGAAACTCATCCGGAATAAACGATGGCGCGAGTGCCACAATTGTTGTAAGTGGAAGCTATTTAAAAGAAAATAATATCCATCCTTTAGTTGAAATAGTAGCTGTTGCTCAAGCCGGCGTGGATCCAGCTTTGATGGGACTAGGGCCGACGCCCGCCATAAAAAAAGTATTGGAGAAAGCGAAGCTTACTTTTAACGATATTGATGTAATGGAATTAAACGAAGCTTTTGCGGCTCAAAGTTTAGGAGTTATACAAGAGCTAACAGAAGAATTCAATGTTGAAAAAGAATCATTGATGGAAAAATTGAATTTAAATGGCGGAGCCATTGCACTCGGACATCCAATAGGAGCAAGCGGGAATCGTATTTTAGTTACTTTGATTCACATCATGAAGAAAAAACAGTTAAAATATGGTTTAGCTAGCTTGTGTGTGGGTGGAGGAATGGGTACAGCCATTGTTATTCGTAATATGGATCTCTAA
- a CDS encoding SDR family NAD(P)-dependent oxidoreductase, with amino-acid sequence MRNEVAIVTGASSGIGREIAIQLSRRGYDVVLVARRLDRLEQLAKELPTKSKIIVADLEDLEDCYSLYEQTKQLNCTILINSAGFGAFGSYTEIPLEKELSMIDVNIKSVHVLTKLFLANFKKRNKGYILNVSSVAGVMPAGPYMAAYYASKAYVTSLSSAVSQELAEEKSDVYVGSLCPGPVNTEFNQVAGAAFSLKSIDARTCAVYGVNQMFKKNSLIIPGASIKAAAILAKIAPRKLVIKIAGQQQKKKQG; translated from the coding sequence ATGAGGAATGAAGTTGCTATTGTGACGGGTGCTAGCTCTGGAATTGGTCGAGAGATAGCAATTCAGTTAAGCAGACGCGGTTATGATGTCGTGCTTGTTGCTCGCAGGTTAGATCGATTAGAGCAATTAGCAAAAGAATTGCCCACTAAATCTAAAATTATTGTAGCAGATTTAGAGGATTTAGAAGACTGCTATTCTTTATATGAGCAAACCAAGCAATTAAATTGTACAATTTTAATAAATTCAGCTGGTTTCGGGGCATTTGGAAGTTACACAGAGATACCGTTAGAAAAAGAATTATCGATGATTGATGTTAACATCAAGTCTGTACATGTGCTAACAAAATTATTTCTAGCTAATTTTAAAAAGAGAAATAAAGGCTATATTTTGAATGTCTCATCGGTTGCGGGGGTAATGCCAGCGGGGCCTTATATGGCAGCTTACTACGCAAGTAAGGCGTATGTCACCAGTCTGAGCTCTGCTGTTAGTCAAGAACTAGCGGAAGAAAAGAGCGATGTTTATGTTGGTTCACTTTGTCCAGGACCGGTAAACACGGAGTTCAATCAAGTTGCCGGAGCAGCATTTAGCCTTAAAAGCATTGATGCTCGTACTTGTGCGGTTTATGGAGTAAACCAAATGTTCAAAAAAAATTCGTTAATTATTCCAGGTGCGTCTATTAAAGCAGCTGCGATATTGGCGAAGATTGCTCCTAGAAAACTTGTTATAAAAATTGCCGGGCAACAACAAAAGAAAAAACAAGGTTAA
- a CDS encoding condensation domain-containing protein — MESRMMRHRKKWVRLDNASNIFLAAMSPKDTKVFRFSAEISDTVDSELLQKALNKVYDQYLLYHSVLRRGVFWYYLEESDLRPVVKLDTNPSCEALYHFDRKELLFRVIYWKKRISLEVFHVLSDGTGALWFFQDLLREYTLLKNEEIEVVEDIKRTEHSYQQLAEDSFARHFRKKENRNFGKAAESAVQSLNEIGKKAGSSVTKYGKKAFSIFMPVADKTEKNTRVYQVTGTYTPDNRPRIIELELPVKDLLKLSKDCNSTLTIYLTALFIEAIRKTAKNFKGTETIAVSVPVNLRQFFPSNTARNFFSTIRLEYTYQLDKENSMDEICKELKEQLEAQLSKENLEEWLTRLIAFEYHPIGRLVIRPIKDLVLKGINKRNNRNLTIAISNLGRVNFPEYVDPYINQVYFHTIAVRPQFCAISHGDILTISFSSPYVETDIQQAYVTMLTEKEIPVTISANKVTQEELGGEGI, encoded by the coding sequence TTGGAAAGCAGAATGATGCGCCATAGAAAAAAATGGGTTCGTTTAGATAATGCATCTAATATTTTTTTAGCAGCAATGTCTCCAAAAGATACCAAAGTTTTCCGTTTTAGTGCAGAAATTTCTGATACAGTGGATTCGGAGTTGCTTCAAAAAGCACTAAATAAGGTGTACGATCAATATTTACTTTATCACAGTGTTCTAAGAAGAGGTGTGTTTTGGTATTACTTAGAGGAAAGCGATTTAAGGCCGGTAGTAAAATTAGATACCAATCCGAGCTGTGAAGCACTCTATCATTTTGATCGAAAAGAATTGTTATTTCGGGTTATTTACTGGAAGAAAAGAATTAGTTTGGAAGTCTTTCATGTACTGTCAGATGGAACCGGAGCGTTATGGTTTTTTCAAGATTTATTGCGAGAATACACATTGTTAAAAAATGAAGAAATTGAAGTAGTGGAAGACATTAAACGCACCGAACATTCCTATCAGCAATTAGCAGAAGATAGTTTTGCGAGACACTTTCGCAAAAAAGAGAATCGTAATTTTGGGAAAGCTGCTGAGTCTGCCGTCCAATCTCTTAATGAAATTGGAAAGAAAGCTGGCTCATCCGTAACGAAATATGGTAAAAAAGCCTTTAGTATTTTTATGCCGGTTGCTGATAAAACGGAGAAGAATACAAGGGTTTATCAAGTGACAGGCACTTATACACCTGATAATCGACCAAGAATCATTGAATTAGAATTGCCGGTTAAAGATCTATTGAAATTATCAAAAGACTGCAACAGCACTTTGACAATATATCTAACAGCTCTCTTTATTGAAGCAATTCGAAAAACTGCAAAGAACTTTAAGGGGACCGAGACAATTGCAGTCTCAGTGCCTGTTAATTTGAGGCAGTTTTTCCCGTCTAATACAGCTCGTAATTTCTTTTCAACAATTCGTTTGGAATACACATATCAACTTGATAAAGAAAATTCAATGGATGAAATATGTAAAGAACTAAAAGAGCAGCTTGAAGCGCAATTAAGTAAGGAAAATTTGGAAGAATGGTTAACCAGATTAATTGCCTTTGAATATCACCCCATCGGGAGGCTGGTTATACGCCCTATAAAAGATTTAGTACTAAAAGGAATTAACAAGAGAAACAACCGTAATTTGACTATCGCAATTTCAAATTTAGGAAGAGTTAATTTTCCGGAATATGTAGATCCTTATATAAATCAAGTATATTTCCATACAATTGCAGTGCGCCCACAGTTTTGTGCAATCAGCCATGGCGATATTTTGACGATTTCTTTTTCAAGTCCTTATGTTGAAACGGATATTCAACAAGCTTATGTGACGATGCTGACTGAAAAAGAAATACCAGTGACGATTTCTGCAAATAAAGTTACCCAAGAAGAATTGGGAGGTGAAGGAATTTGA
- a CDS encoding GNAT family N-acetyltransferase produces MLRKAKLNDLEAKMFIIKDAKASLNQLGINMWSENYPNKQEIIDDIKNENAYVYCINNKVVATFSLFYGEDPIYEKIKSGTWSSNQPYGIIKRIAIAHEERGKNIFGEIIENIALISIVKGFSSLRLDTHPDNQMMRGALEKNGFHFVGELHTDQIWSAYELVLTDYPTRLQKASLSDIPLIMRTIDDAKENLKKAGIDQWQTGYPNEETAKKDILNENSYLYYENNEFVGVVALLFGEDPLYKEIEDGAWKTEMPYCSIHRVAVAQGHLGKGIMGRIFEHTQTIATANNYHSIRIDTHPDNKSMQRALEKASFEYCGHIYLDNGGLRYAYEKPFNIESINFLLDV; encoded by the coding sequence ATGTTAAGAAAAGCAAAGCTTAATGATTTAGAAGCGAAAATGTTTATTATTAAAGACGCTAAAGCAAGTCTCAATCAATTAGGTATAAACATGTGGTCTGAAAATTACCCAAATAAGCAGGAAATTATAGATGATATTAAAAATGAAAATGCATATGTATATTGCATAAACAATAAAGTTGTTGCGACTTTTTCCTTGTTTTATGGAGAAGATCCTATTTATGAAAAAATTAAATCTGGTACATGGTCATCCAATCAACCCTATGGAATTATAAAGAGAATAGCAATCGCTCATGAAGAACGAGGCAAGAATATTTTTGGTGAAATAATTGAAAATATTGCTCTCATCAGTATTGTGAAAGGATTCAGCAGTCTCCGTCTTGATACCCATCCCGATAACCAGATGATGAGAGGAGCTTTAGAAAAAAATGGCTTCCATTTTGTCGGAGAACTACACACGGATCAAATTTGGTCTGCCTACGAACTTGTATTAACAGATTATCCAACGAGACTTCAAAAAGCGAGTTTGAGTGATATTCCTTTGATCATGAGAACCATTGATGATGCGAAAGAAAATTTAAAGAAAGCGGGCATTGATCAATGGCAAACAGGATATCCGAATGAAGAAACGGCTAAAAAAGATATCCTGAACGAAAATAGTTATTTGTATTATGAAAACAATGAATTTGTTGGAGTAGTAGCTCTGTTATTTGGAGAAGATCCGCTTTATAAAGAGATAGAAGATGGCGCTTGGAAAACAGAGATGCCTTATTGTTCCATTCATCGTGTTGCTGTTGCACAGGGGCATTTAGGAAAAGGAATAATGGGCCGTATATTCGAGCATACACAAACGATAGCGACAGCGAATAATTATCATAGTATTCGAATCGACACGCATCCTGATAATAAAAGCATGCAGCGTGCACTCGAAAAAGCATCATTCGAATATTGTGGCCATATTTATTTAGATAATGGCGGCTTGCGTTATGCATACGAGAAACCATTCAACATTGAAAGCATTAATTTTTTGTTAGATGTATGA